The genome window TGCGAATGATGGAAATCTAATTTGTCAAAATAATGTATGTGTTAAACAAGGTGATTTTTCAACTGCAGGTATACCATCTACAGGTATAGGAATATCGTCTTTAGCTTCTCCAAGATCAACATGGCCTGCTGATGTGCCAAATGGCTTTGTTGTATTAGAATCTAAGGATAAAGGTTTTGTCATTTCGAGAGTATCTAATCCAGCAAATGTACTACAACCACAGGAAGGAATGTTAATTTATGATACCAGTGCGAGTTGTATCAAATTGTACAATGGAGCGACTTGGAAATGTATATCAAAATCTTGTAACGAATAATGGTTTTAATTATGAAAAATCTTGTTTATTTTATATTAATTTTAAGTGGTTTTTCTTATGCTCAAGTTGCAATAGGAAAAACAAACGTTGTAGGTTCAAATACTTTATTAGATTTTGATCAGAGTCCTACAAATTCAAAAGGCATTATTTTACCTGCTGTAACCAATACTACAAATGTATCACCTACTAATGGAACATTTGTCTTTGACATTAATACAAAAAAGGTACGTATGGTTGAAAATAATGTATGGAAAGATCTCAGCGATATAGGAAATACATCAAACCTTATTTCAAATACATCCAATGATATAGGAAATGGGGTCATTATGGGTGCTGAAACTTCTGCAGCAACAGGTATTTTAGTATTAGAGGCTACGGATAAAGCCATGGTATTACCAAAAATTTCGAATCCTCATTTGACCGTCAAAAGTCCCTATGCAGGAATGATGTGTTATGATACAGTGAGTAAAACGCTCGCTGTATTTGATGGAACAAATTGGAACTATTGGAAATAAAAATTTGAAGTTTCAAAATTAAAGAATAAAACCTAATGATATTTTTTATATTCATTGGGTTTTATTTTTTAATGAATGTTCATTTAATTACAATAATGTTTTATCACTATATTTATTAAAACAATAACTATGAATCGCTTCGATTATAAATTCCTTAAATATAAAATAGAATTTGAAGTTTGTCCTGAACATAATGAAAATCCCAAATTTATTGAAAGTGCTAATGGTTATAGTATTATAGCTTGTTGTGAAAATTTTAAAACTAAAATGATTGAAAAATCTACTATTTTAGTTAATGAACAAACTCTTAAAAATCTAGACGAAATTTTAAAAAAAGCATTAAAATAATAATTTGTTTTTTCCTTAATTACTAAGAATCATTAAAACGTATTCTTTATATTTTGAATTTTACATAATTTTATTGATATCTATGAGTTGCGATTTATTATAAAATCTATCATTTATTTTTTTAATTCTTTTGTAAACTTGAGGCATCCAACTAAAATTAAGAAATTCAAAATGTTATATTCAATGTTCTCATTGAATTCCAGACAATGTTTTTTTTAAAATCTACAAAATTTTAATAAATTAAATCCTATAACAATATTCGATATATAAATTTGAGAGGTAGAACAGAAGAAGAAATTATAGATTTGCTTGTAAAAGGAATTCATGAAGTTAATTCAAGTTTTCCTTATGAAATTATTTCAAAAGAAACCGAAGCAATAGCACATAGTATAGCTATGGCTAAAAAAGGTGATTTTGTAGTTGCTTTAAGTGATGTGGTAACTAATGCAATAGAAGTTGTTCAATATCATTTAGATCAAGAGATTAAGAATAATCTCTAATATTTTCTCTTTATTTTCTAGCAATCAAAAATCCCTTAAGTTTAATAAAACTTAAGGGGTTTTTGATTTTACAAGAATTAATTTATTCTGCTAATGGGTTGATTTGGTCTGCAGTAGGAAAATCTTGTCCAGTAGTCCCAATTGTTTTATTCAGTTCAAATTTTGCTACATCCGACATTGTAGCTCCTCCTTCCAATTCAGCTTTGTCTAATAAATCAAGTGCTAATTTCTCTTCTTCTCTTTGTTCAGCAACCAACCATTGTAAGAAATTCCATGTAGCCCAATCTTCTTCATCCTTGCTCATTTTTACAATTCCTCCTCTTTCTTGTACGTATTCCATAACTTTAACCATATGTACGCGCTCTTCCTGTGAGTGTTTCATCATAAAATTTTTGATTCCATCCAATTGATTTTCGTCTGCCCAGCAAGCAAGCATCAAATACATTTGCGCGGAAAAGGCTTCTAAAGTGATTTGATCATTTAGAGCTTTTTGTAATGTGTTAGAAATTCTAGTTGTATTCATTTTGATGATTTTATTTATAAATTAAAAGTTGAATTTTTGAATCAAATACATCATCTACATATTAATATTTTCTAAAATATTGATGTATTCATATATTGATCTCTATTGAGTGATGGTTATTTTTGAGTTGATTTGATTGCCCAAAGCATAAGTAATGGTTGTAAAAATAATCTTGCTAAACGCTTTTGATCCGTATTTAGACCAAATCCATTTCTATGATTTTTATATTGTGCCCAATTTCCAGGGAATACAGCAGCAAAAAATCCCGCAGTAACTTTACCTACAAGTTCTTTCTTTTTTTCCGATACTAATATAATTGAACTACCAAGTGCTATTTCTACAACTCCCGAATATACAACAGTATCATCTTTCTCTAAGGGTACCCAGTTAGGAACTTGAGCTTTGAACTCTTTTCTCGCAATTGTTAAATGAGTAATACCTGCTACCACTAAAAAAGCACCTAGGGTATAACGAGCTATATTTTGTTTTGTTTTCTTTTTCATAATTATATTTATTTAATATTTGCCATCCAATTAAATCAAATATTCTTTCCGATTTTATGATTGTAGTTATAAAATATGAATAGAAATTTATTTTTTTATTATTTAGTTGGTCGATCAAAACCAAAGGTTTCTAAGCGACTATCTTTTTGGTTAAGAATGATATTTTTTTAAACTTGAGCTATAACCATCGAAAATGTAATTCCATTTCCTCCATAACCTAATGCAAATAATGTTCGATCACCTTTTTTCCATGGTCCCATATAAGGTAAACCATCATTTGTGGAGCTAAAAGTTCCGCACCAAGCCATTTCGGTATTGAATTCAATTTCTGGATATAATCGACTAAATTTACGTTCAAGAGTTTTGATTTTTGTTCGAAGTAAATCATCTCTTTTATCAGGATTTTGAAAATCTTCATCTTCACCACCAACTATCAATCGATTATCTTTTGTTGTTCGCATATAAAGATAAGGTTCTGCTGTCTCCCATATTAAGCTACGATTTGGCCAAACCATTTTTTCATCAATGGGAGCCGAACAAATCGCGTAAGTAGATAATAAATTCATTACTTTTTTAGGTAGAAATTGACCAGCTTCAAAACCAGTTGCAACAATTACATACTTGCAAGAAATAGTATGTCCATGCTCCGTCAATAGTTCGCAATTGTTCTTATTTTCGTCTATTTTTTCCACTTTTGTATGGGTAAAAATCTGTAATTGATGTTTTTCTTGATGATACTTTAATAAATTGATAGCGCCTTTATAAGCATCCATCTGGGCAGAAGTATCATTTTGCAATGCAGCAATTCCATCAATATTTTGGTAAGTTTTCAATTGCTTAGCATCTAAATACTTCACAGGCAAACCGACTTCTGTTCTTATTGCATATTCTTCGTCTAACAATTTTACACCTTGCTGATTACTCGCTAATAAAACTGTAGGAACACGTGTAAAATCAGCATCAATATTAGTTTTTTTGAATATATTTTCTATATCTGTAATAGATTCCAAGCAATTGAAATAAGCATCAATAGCAATTTTTTCGGGAACAATATTTATTAATTTACTTAATGGGGTATCAATTTCGTATTGCAATTGAGCAGTACTTGCTACAGAACTTCCTGTAGAAATTGTTCGTTTATCGATAAGAGCGCATTCTATACCTGCTTCACATAATTCGTGCGCAACTAAAGCCCCTGTAATTCCAGATCCTATGATGGCAACATCTATTTTATAATTTTTGCGAAGAGGATGATATAAGTCGAAAAATTCGTTTTTAACAATCCAAAAAGGTAATCCAGAATGTAAATCCATATTATTTAGTTGTGTGGTTTAAAAAACACACACTAAAACCGAGCCAATAATTTTAGTTATCAATTGTTTATTCGAATAGAGAGTAATATTAAGTTTAAAAATTTCTTTAATGATAGAAAATAATTATTATATTTGAATTGGAAAGTTATATAACATAAATTATTGATATTAAAATGTATTATCCATTATTTCACTATATGATTGTGTATGTAGTTATAAATATTGTAAATACCAAGTTCTAGTTTTGTAAATCTTTTTGATATAATGTATCAATTAACAGATTTTGGATAAATTACAATCTTGAATAGAGTATAAGTTTATTAAAGTGATATTTAATTATAATAAGATTATATAAACACTAAGTAAAGTTTAAGTGTTGA of Empedobacter falsenii contains these proteins:
- a CDS encoding ferritin, translating into MNTTRISNTLQKALNDQITLEAFSAQMYLMLACWADENQLDGIKNFMMKHSQEERVHMVKVMEYVQERGGIVKMSKDEEDWATWNFLQWLVAEQREEEKLALDLLDKAELEGGATMSDVAKFELNKTIGTTGQDFPTADQINPLAE
- a CDS encoding DoxX family protein, yielding MKKKTKQNIARYTLGAFLVVAGITHLTIARKEFKAQVPNWVPLEKDDTVVYSGVVEIALGSSIILVSEKKKELVGKVTAGFFAAVFPGNWAQYKNHRNGFGLNTDQKRLARLFLQPLLMLWAIKSTQK
- a CDS encoding NAD(P)/FAD-dependent oxidoreductase, coding for MDLHSGLPFWIVKNEFFDLYHPLRKNYKIDVAIIGSGITGALVAHELCEAGIECALIDKRTISTGSSVASTAQLQYEIDTPLSKLINIVPEKIAIDAYFNCLESITDIENIFKKTNIDADFTRVPTVLLASNQQGVKLLDEEYAIRTEVGLPVKYLDAKQLKTYQNIDGIAALQNDTSAQMDAYKGAINLLKYHQEKHQLQIFTHTKVEKIDENKNNCELLTEHGHTISCKYVIVATGFEAGQFLPKKVMNLLSTYAICSAPIDEKMVWPNRSLIWETAEPYLYMRTTKDNRLIVGGEDEDFQNPDKRDDLLRTKIKTLERKFSRLYPEIEFNTEMAWCGTFSSTNDGLPYMGPWKKGDRTLFALGYGGNGITFSMVIAQV